In Deltaproteobacteria bacterium GWC2_55_46, the genomic window GCTTTCTGAGCACCAGACTTTTCTGGAAAGGGTGTTTACAGAAGGCGAGATTGCCTACTCTTTCTCAAAACCTGAGCCGCATAAGCACCTGGCGGGCCGTTTTGCTGTAAAAGAAGCTGTAATGAAGGCCCTTGGCACAGGATGGGCACTGGGTGTCACCTGGACGGATATCGAGGTAATAAACTGGCCTGATAAGAGCCCTGTTGTTCACTTGAAAGATGAGGCCGCCAGACTGTCATATGGCAAACGAATACACATCAGTATCTCTTATTCAAGCGGTTTAGCCTTCGCCGCGGCAGTCATCGAGAGCCTCTGAACCAAAGGGCTTCAACCAAGTTTCTTTTCCACACGGCCTGCGGCCTTGTGCCCGGAATAGGCTGCGGCAACAACACCACCGCCGGTGCCTTCCCAATGTCCTGCCAGATAAAGTCCGTCAATGAATGTGTTGAGGGGCCGTAGCCCCGGAGACTGAGTCCATCCGTAAGCTGCTCCACCAGTATTAGCTGTATACCGCTCAAGGGTCGCAGGTGTAGCTACCTCGACATGGGCGGCGCTGCGGCAAATCCCAGGGATTATCAGGTCCGCTTTTTTCAGTATTTTATCTGTAAGTTCCCCTTTTGATGCCTTCCAATCATTCTTGAAAGAGAAACTGGACATCTCGTGCGCCGTTACCGAATGAATTCCGTCAGGGGCCATGTCAGGGTCAATTAACGACGGTATTGTGATGCCTATGGAACCGGCAGTGTTGAAACAAGCCTCTTCGGTAAAATTGTAATCCATGTCGAAGGTAGGATAATAACCGATGCTGGATGACCTTTCCAGATGGCTCAGGTCCATTTTTACCCCGGCGTAAAGTATGAAAAAAGAAGAGGAAGCTCCTGTGACCTTCTGCGCCAAAGCCCTCGGCTGGTCTGCTTTAGTTGAAAGCATCTCAAAGGTCTTGTAAAAATCAATATTCGAGATAACCGTCTTTGATGTGAACTCGTCTCCGTCCGAGGTTGCGACTCCTATAGCCTTTCCGTTCTCTACTATGATGCGTTCTGCTTTTTTTTTGAAGATGACTTCCGAACCTCTTGATTTTATGCCTGAGCTGATAGCCTCCGCGAGCCTCTGCGAGCCGCCCTTTATTCTCCAGGCCCCTGATGAAAAATAACTCATTATGAGAGCTATCATCGCTACAGAGCCGACCCTTGTGGGAGGCACTCCGTAAAAAGGGCACCTGTCGGACAACACCGCCTTTAGCCTTGTGTCTTTTATACAAGTATCCAGCAGTTCTCCATAGGTAAGTCTGCTGAGTTCCACGATGTTTACGGGAATGCGCTCGTGTGGGAGAAGGCCCGCAATGAAATCTCCCCAACCCTTTATCTCGGAGTAAACAGCATTGAAAATCCTGAACAGGGAATCTATTCCGGCACTCTCCGATGGGAAGAGGGACTTAAGCTCACTGATATATCTTTCGATATCCGCATGGACATGAATTGTAAGACCCGGGAATATCGAGGTCCGTATCGGGTCGAGGCGTATGGGTTTTAAAGTTTTTTCGACACCTAAGGAAGAAAGTACGATTGAAACAGGGCCGTTTGCATCCAGCCCGCTGAAACAGTCGACGCATGAGTCGAAGGTAATGGAACGCCTCCTGAAAGACTGTAAATAACCGCCAGGTACAGGGTTCTGCTCAAGTATAAGCACCTTGTAACCTTTAGAAGCAAGTCTGCCCCCGGCTACGAGGCCCCCGATTCCCGAGCCTATTATCACGCAATCGAAATCAGGCATCAGTTTTTCTTTTTCTCAATAAGTGAAAGCAAGGAGGGGAGAAGCAATAAAGAGGTGAACAGGCTCATAAGGACGCCTATGGTTATCACCGCGCCCAGGGAAGCGATACCCTCAAAGCTCATGGTTATAAGAGAGCCGAAACCGGCTATGGTCGTAAGCGCGCACATGATTACAGATTTCCAGATTTTTTCGATACCTTCTCCAGGATTGCCTTCATTTTCAATATAGCCCTGCATGATATAGACGCTGTAATCGATGCCTATTCCTAATATGAGCGCGACAGCGCCTATATTGATGTAGTTAAAGCGTATCCCGAGGATGGACATGGCTCCAACTGTCAAGAGAAAGGTTATTAACAGTGAAGCCTGGACAGCCAGGGTCCATTTGAGCTTTTTGAATTGGAACCATATTATGAATGTTATGATGAGATAAGTGATGCCTGAAGCGATCGTGATATCCTTTATGAGCGCTCCCTTGAGCGTCCTCAGCATTACAGGCGCACCTGTGATGGAAGTTCCCGGGACTTTGCTGATTTCATCTGAGACTGTCTTTATCGAATCGTCATCCCACTTTTCCTTAGGGAAAATATATGAAGCGGTCTTGAAGCGCTCCGGGTTGTAAAAGAGCCTGATTTTTTTATCCGAGTTGGCCTTAAGCTCGCTTAGCGTGATAAGGGACTTGTTATTGTAAGCCTGTGCCACCTGTTCGATGTACTTTTCCTGATATGCTCCGGTTTTGAACCCGTTTGCTTTCAGGGCCTTCAAAAAGCGTTCTTTCAATTCACCGGCTTCGAGACACTTATCGGTTCTTTCGATAGCAGCTTTCTGTTGTGAGGGGGGCGGCAAAAAAAGGCTCAGGGACGAGTAGGACCCTATCTTCGATTCAGCTTCAAGACTCTTGAAAGATGATTCCAGCTGGTCGTAGGCAGATAGAAGCCCTTCACTGGAGGCAGCCTCATTTACGACTATGAGCGGGTTTTCACCTGTGTCAAACGCCGATGAAATCTTTTTTTGAAGGGCGAATACGGGGCTGCCGCTTTTGCCTATGGATTCCGGATCTGAATCAAACCTGAGCTTTGGGATGAAGATAAGGCTTATGATTACGGCGGCGGCTCCGATTGAAAGGAACAAAGCGGGCCTTCTCCGTACCGCTCCGGCGCTTTTCGAGAGGTTTTGTTTCAAAGGCGAGTTCGAGACGAGGCGCGGCCCGAGCAGGATGGCGGCCGGGCACATGAAAAATATCATCGTTAAAAGGCAGGCGAGCACCCCGATGCCTGCCACTATCCCGAATTCGTACATGCCCTTGAAGTCGGTAAAAAGTATCGAGAAGAACGCGAGAGATGTGGTGACAGAGCCGACCACAACACCTGGCAAGACTCTGGTAAAGGCCGCTTCGAGCGCTTTTACGCGGTCCCCGCTTGCTCTGTACTCCTCCTCCCAACGGTTGAAAATATGAATTATATAGTCTATCCCCATTCCCATGAGCATCACTATGACGACGCATGAGACCATATTGAGTCCGCCAAAAAAAACATAGGCGAAAGCGAGCGTATAAATGAGCGCGATTGCGAGCGTAACGGCAGTCAATATAAGGACGAGCAGCCTTTTTCTGTAAACGAACTGGAAGAGTAATATGATAATAATGCTTGATGTAACGAAGTTGGTGACGATCTCATCTTTTAATGACGAATGGGCCTCCATTGCAAAGGCATAAGGGCCGGTGAGGCCGATTGTTACGCCATCTGTGCCGTCAAGCGCCGCCCCTATGATTGAATTCATCTCGGTGGAGAACTCTTCGATGAACTCCATGTCCCGCGCCGTTTTTTTCGGTTTCACGAACATGAGGAGCATCGTCTGCTCCTTGTCCATGTAATACCCGCCCTGGCCGGAAAATCCCTTTTTGGAGATACTTTTCAGGACTATCGAACCAAGGTCGAGTGGGTCTTTTGAGATGAGGTCAGCCGCCACCGGCGAGGATACCGGAGAGAAGAGCGTTTCACGGTTTTTTCCGAGCTGCTCTGCCATCCCAGCCGGACTGAGCCTCTTGTCGAGCTCGTCTGATTCAGCAGGTCCAAGGAAAAGCGGGAAACGCTTGAGCAGGAGTTCCGGCTTGGACTTGAGAGCGTTGTAATCGACATATTCTACATATTCAGATGAAGTGAGCTTTTCTGCGAGGTACTCAACGACTTCGATGTGCTCAAATACGTTCCCGTCCTTTGTCTCGATAGCGATGATTAGGTTGTCGGCCGAACCGAAATCCTCAAGAAAATCCTTGAACCTGGTGATGTTCGGGTCGTTCGAAGGCAGGACATCGAGCATGTCGGTCTTAAATTCTATCCGTAAGACCAGGGAAGCCAAGACGATGGCGAGTGTCACTGACGCAAGGGCCAGGAGCCTGTAATGGCCTATTATGAATTGCGCTAATCTGTGAAAGAATATGTTCATGCCGGATAAAAAATACTATTGGTAAAACCATAAAGCAAGGGAGAATATGAGGGCGCTTTTACACTTTTAAAGAATCACTGTATATGCTATTCTAAGCAACCACTAAATACCCGTAAGAACACACAATGTCCATAGAGCATTTCACCGAAGAAAAAAGGCATCTTCTCGCCAGGCCCGGCGTTTACAACTTCGGGATATGGAGTGCTGGATATATACCAAAGTTCCTTTCATACGGCGTGGCTGGAACTATCGCCGGAATCAGTTGTTTTTTTTACAAGGGCGCGAGGAAAAACCTTGAGAAAAACCTGAGGCGTGTCTTTCCCGAAGCAACTGAAGACAGCATAGCCGTGCTTGCGCGCAAAACCTTCAAGAACTACTCCAGATATCTTATCGATTACGCAAGGTTCAAATCAATAGATAAAGAGACCCTCGAAAGGGAGCTTGTTTGCATTGACGGGGGGCATTTCATAGATGAATGCCTTTCGGGCGGAAAGGGGATAATCCTCCTGACCGCTCACCTTGGGAATTGGGAGCTCGGCGGCATTTTTTTCGGAAAGCACGACATAAAGATAAATGTGCTTACAGCCAAGGACAATATCGATGAGATAACGGCAATAAAAGAACGATACAGAAAGTTCCATAATATAAGCACGATAGTGATAGGAGATACGCCCTTTGCAGGTCTTGACGCGCTCAATGCCCTCATGCGTAATGAGGTCGTGGCCATGCTCGTCGACAGGGCCGCCGAAGGCGGGGTGCCTGTGCCTTTCTTCGGCACACCTACGACCTTTCCTGCCGGACCATTGCTCCTTGCTCGTGCCACAGGTTCTCCCATAATGCCGGCTTTTGTCGTAAGAGAGGGCAGTGGGTACAGGGCCATTGCCGAAAAGCCCATTTACTTCGATAAGGAAGCCGGCGATACGCTTGAGTCGGTCGCGGGGAAAGTAATAAAAAAATTTGAGCAGTACATAAGGAAGTACCCGGATCAATGGTACAACTTTGTAGAGGTGTGATGTTCAGAGTTTTTAATGTAAGAGCGGCCATTGTTTTAGCGGCCCTGATTGCTGTGCTGTTTTCAGCCAGTTCCGGCATATCCGGCCAGCCTGACCTAGGCGAGCCTCTGAGCGCGGTCGAAGCCGCCTCAGCGTTCGACAGGATTAAAAACGCGCAGTCCGGGATTGACTCTGTCCTTGCCAGGGTCAGGCAGACGAAGAGTTCGCCCCTTCTTGATAAGGATATCGTGACAGAGGGTTCGGTCCTTCTCAAAAAGCCCAATTTCATGAGATGGGAGATCGATTCTCCGCAGAAGATGGTCGTTGTCGCGGACGGTGAGGCTCTGTGGGTCTACAGGCCAGCGAAGAGGGACGCGACTAAAAGGCTGCTCGCCGGGGACATGGTCGTCAGGTACACTGTCGGCTTTCTCTCTTCAAGCATGAATTTTTCGCTCGATGAGATATCAAAGAACTTCAAATTGTTGACTTATGTGAAAGACGGCGCCACGATAATCCTTTTTCAGCCTAAGTCGAAAATGCTTTCGAGATTTCTGAAAGACCTTAAAATATTTTACGGCCCAGACGGGCTGCCGCGGCGTTTCGAGGTGCAAACGAAAGACGGTTCGACGACAAGTACGGAGATAGGGGAAGTCGTGGTAAACAGCGTAAAAGATAATACCCCGTTCTCGCTGAAACTCCCATCCGGCACCGTAGTGAGGACGCTCGGAGCCGAAGAGACGCGCTGAAATGCTGCGGATTGCCTCAGTTCTCATATTCCTGGCCATAGCCGCGCTGTTGGTTTACAGGTTCGCTCCCGGGCTCAGTCCGGCGGAGCTCCGTGCCTTCGTTCATTCTTTCGGAGCCCTTGCCCCGATAGTCTTCATAATCATAGTCGCGCTGAAGCCCATTCTTTTTTTTATCCCCTCGTTGGGGCTTACGGTAATAGCGGGGACGATGTTCGGCCCGTTTTACGGCACTATCTATGTATCGATAGGCGCGGCAGGCTCCACGGCAGTGGCTTTTTACTTCGCCCGCATTTTGGGCAGAAGGGGAGTGGAGCGGGTCGTAAGCGGCAGTAAAAAGCTTCTGAACTTCGATAACAACATGGAGCAAAATGGTTTCAGGACCGTTTTTTTCATGCGGCTGTTCAACATCCCCTGGGACCTCGTAAGCTACTCTGCCGGGCTCTCTAAAATGCCTTTCAGGGATTTTTATCTGAGCAGCATGATATTGATAATCCCCATCTGTTTCATATATACCTATTTCGGAAGCACTGTAGAGGAGCCATTAAGCCCAGGCTTCATAATATCTTTGGCTGTGCTTATAGGTCTCGGCTCAATGCCATTCATATTTAAAGCGCTTAAAAAGAAAAATCAGGGTAACTTAGGGATGTAAGACACCGGCTTAAGTTCTTAATGCATGCTGGCTGGGAATCAGCTCACAAATAAAATTTTTTTTCAGAATGAGAAAAAAACAACAGGGGTTTTGAATTTGAGTAAGCCTAAGCTTCTCTTGATATCACCGATAGCCGCTAAAAGCATAATGGGCAAGGATTTTTATTTCAGGCTCCCGACCTTGGGACTGCTGAAAGTGGCTGCGCTCACCCCTGACGGCTGGGACATTAATATCGTCGACGAAAAGGCCGAGCCCATAGACCTGAACCAGGATGCCGATCTTGTAGGCATCACTTCAATGACCCCGGCGGTAAACAGGGGATATGAGATAGCCGACCACTTCAGGGCAAGGGGCATCAAGGTGGTTATGGGCGGCATGCACCCGTCCAAGATGCCGGAAGAGGCCTTGCAGCACGCTGACAGCGTGGTAATAGGAGAGGCCGAAGGGCTATGGCCCGGAGTGCTCGAGGACTTCAAGCATGGGAAGCTTAAAAAAATATATAAGCACAGCGCCTATCCCTCCCTTGTAAACATTGGTATCGCTGACTGGGAGCTCTATCGGAACAAGCGGTATCTTCCTGTTCACTTTGTCGAGACGACAAGGGGGTGCCCGCACGACTGCGACTTCTGCTCGGTAACAAACTCATTCGGCGGAAAGTTCAGGTCAAGGCCTGTAGACGAGGTTGAAAACGAAGTCAGGCAGCTGAAACACTTCGACGGCAGGTTCATCCTCAAAAATATGGTTTTTTTTGTAGACGACAACATCATAAGCAACCGGGCTTACGCGAGGGAGTTCTTCAAGCGTATCGCTCCTTATAACCTGAAATGGCTCGGCCAGGCTTCCGTAAATGTCGCCAGTGACGATGAGATACTCAGGCTTATGAAGCAAAGCGGCTGCCTGGGGCTCTTGGTCGGTTTCGAGACGCTTTCAAACAATAATCTCAATACCGTTGGAAAGAACTTCAATCATCCCGATAAGTATATTGATGTCATAAAAAAGCTGCATGACCACGGCATAGGCGTTAACGGCGCATTCGTATTCGGGCTCGATGATGATGACGAAGGGGTTTTTGACCGTACGCGCGAGTTTGTAGTAAAGGCCAAACTCGATGTCTGTTATTTCTCTATTCTGACCCCTTATCCTGGGACCGTGCTTTATGAAAGGCTCAGGAAAGAGGACAGGATAATCGATAACGACTGGTCGAACTACACCACGAGTTCTGTTGTCTACAGGCCCAAAAAAATGACCCCGGAAAAGCTCCTTGATGGTTATTATGACGCTTACAGGGGAGCGTTCACATATTCTTCGATTTTCAAAAGGCTCTGGGGCAATGGGACCTATAAAAACTTTTTCTGGCCGATGAACTTCGGTTTTAAGCAGAGCATAGAAAAATCAGTTGAGCGCTTGAAGGCCATGGAGAATTCCTCTCTTAGAAATAGCTGAAAATGGTGGAGAGCGGCATGAAAAAACCGGGCGTTCTTGTGCTTGACGGGATGTGGAACAAGACGCTATCGGCTGTGAGGAGCCTAGGCCAAAAAGGTATCAAGGTGGCTGTTGGCGAAGCCACGCGTCTTACCACTTCGCATTTTTCAAGGTACGCCTCCAGAAGGTTGGTCTATCCTTCGCCGATTGCCAGGCCTGACGCGTTCATGAACTGGCTTCTATCCGAGCTTAAGGCCGGCTCTTATGAGATGGTCCTGCCTACAGAGTTTTCAACACAGCAGCTAATCGCCGGAAATGTTAAACATATCTCTCCTTTAACCGGATTCCCGTTTCCTCCGTACGAACTCGCGCAAAAAGTCCATGACAAGGCGTGGCTCATGAAGTTTGCCGTTCAAAAAGGCTATCCAGCGCCAAAGACATTTTTTGTCGAAGACATCGAGGAACTGGAAGGAATCGCAAACAGAGTCTCTTATCCGGCTGTCATAAAACCTAAGGAGAGTTCCGGTTCACGCGGGATAATGTATGTAAAAGATAGAGGCTCTTTTCGAGACAACTACCTGAGCGTGCACTCGAAGTATCCTTATCCGCTCGTCCAGGAGTACATTCCAGCTTCAGAAGGCGGGGGCTGCGGTGTGGCCGCGCTATTCAATATGAAGGGCGAGCCTCGGGTCGGTTTTGTCTACAAAAGGCTAAGAGAGTACCCTGTCTCGGGCGGACCGAGCACATTGAGGGAGAGTATCCGCGATGAACGCCTCAGGGATACCGCTTTTTCCATACTCAAAGACTTGAACTGGGTCGGCCCGGCGATGGTAGAGTTCCGCAAAGACCCGAGAGATAATACTTACAAATTGCTTGAGATCAACCCAAGGTTGTGGGGGTCTTTGAGCCTCTCCGTACTTTCCGGCGTGGATTTCCCCTTTCTTCTATATATGCTCGCCAAAATAGGGGATTGTGAAGAGGTGCTCGAGTACAGGGCAGGCGTGAGGTGCAGATGGCTCATACCGGGAGATATCATGCATCTTATGGCCACTAAAGATAAGCGAAAAGCATTGAGGAATTTTTTTGAAAGAGCTGACGGATATGATATCTTGTCGCTTCATGACCCTTTGCCAGTTGTGGGAAGGCTGTCATCATTGATACCTTTTTTATTCAACAGGGAAATGAGAAAGCTCGTATTCAGATGAAGGTTTTCAATTGGATTCGCGGTGATTCGGAATGTTGAACGCGCTCACTGTCGACCTCGAGGACTGGTACCACGTATGCGGCGGCGGAAGGCACACTGACCCCAGGGTCTGGGACGAGTACGAGGACCGTGTCACGCGGAATACGGATAAGATACTCAGGATGCTCTCAGCTTATTCCTGCAAGGCGACTTTTTTTGTGTTGGGCTATATAGCCGAGAGAAACCCGGAGCTTGTAAAGAGGATTCATGACGAGGGGCACGAGATAGCGGTCCACGGCTATTATCACAAACGAGTATTTGAGATGACCCCCGCCGAGTTCGAGGACGACCTTTTAATGTCGATAAGCGCCGTCAAATCCATTACTCATGAAAATGTGCTTGGCTTCAGGGCGCCTGAATGGTCGATAAGGGATAACGCTCAGTGGGCCTTTCCTATAATAAGAAAGGCAGGGCTGAGATACGATTCCAGCACTGTGCCGCTTACGAGGATGGGCGACAGATCGTATAAAAAGACTCCCCATAAAATTGATACCCCTTACGGAGAGCTTTACGAATTTCCACTTACGACCTTCAAGCTGTTCTGGGAAAACCTGCCTTATACCGGTGGGCTTCCGATGAGGGTGGCGCCTTACTTCTTCATATGCTCATCGATAAAAAAGCTGAACGGCATGGGGATACCCGCCATCTCTTACATCCATCCGTGGGAGTTCGACAAGGACCAGCCGGAGATAGAACTGCCCATATCAAGGCGGTTCATGCATTATTTCAATATACAGGCGACAAGACCTAAGATAGAGGGGCTTTTAAGGCATTTCAGGTTCGCGCCGGTAAAGGATGTGCTTGGTCTGAATGCTTAGAGATGTATATTACATACGGTCTTTAGTATCCACCTGTCTTTTCCTGGGAGCCGTCCTTTTCTCGCTCCTATTTTTCCTGTATTTTACCGGTGTATACGGTGCGGCCGCGTTCCTGGGGCTTGTATTCTTCCTGCTCGCTTATTTCTACAGGCTGCATCTTTTTCTATTTGCCGGCAGGAGAGGCATAGCAAATGGAGCCATCAAGGAAGAACCTTTTAAAGATAGCAGGGCCAAATTCGAGGTCTGATGCGAAGGCGTGTCGCGATAACAGGGGCAGGAATTATCACAGCTCATGGAGCAGGCTATGGGAAAAACCTGTCTGCCTTCATGGAAGGCAAGGACAGTATCCGGGAAATTTCCTTGTTCGACTCAACCCGTTACAGGGGCAAAAAAGGAGGAGAAGTCCAGGAGTTTTCTTTTGGCATAAAACTTCAAAAGCTCAAGAAAAGGCGGCTCGACAGGGCAACGCTTCTTCTGCTGACTGCTTTCGAGGAAGCCAGAGAGGCGTCAGGGCTTTCTTTCGATGGAATCGAGGCTTTGGTCTCGCTCGGCACCACGCTCGGCGGCATGATATCCGGCGCCAGGTATCATACGGATTATGTCAAAAAAGGCAGGATGCTTTCGCGGCCTTCGATGCTAACTGACTATCTTGCCCATTTTCAGGCAGCCCACCTTAAAGAAGAATACGGGATAGAAGGTGAGGCGGCGACCTTTAGTGACGCATGCGCTTCAAGCTCTAATTCTATTGGCTATGCGTTTGAATCGATACGCGGCGGTCTTGCCGATGTGGCTATAGCTGGAGGGTACGAGCCGATGTGCGAGTTCACCCTTGCTGGTTTTAACTCCCTTCAGGCAATAACTCCCGGCGTGTGCAGGCCGTTCGATAAGAACCGCGACGGGCTCGTGCTTGGCGAAGGCGCGGCGGTCCTCATACTTGAAGATCTGGAAAAAGCGCAAACCCGGGGAGCCGATATCCTGGGAGAGGTAATAGGGTTCGGCGCTTCTTCGGACGTGTTTCATTCGACAAGGCCTGATCCTGACGCAAAAGGCGCGATAGCCGCGATAAAAGCCGCTCTTGAGGACGCCGCAATAATGAGTTCTGATGTCGATTACATCAACGCGCATGGCACCGCCACCCCTTTTAACGACCAGATGGAAGCTCGGGCCATAATGGATGTCTTCGATAAAAAGGTGCCTGTAAGCTCGATTAAATCAATGGTAGGACATATGCTCGGGGCATCAGGGGCAACAGAGGCGATAGTATCGCTCATGGCGATACGGGAAGGGTTCCTGCCGCCGAATATAAATATGACCGAGCCGGACCCCGAGTGCGCCGTGAATATCGTAAGAAAACCAGTAAAGGGCGTCTCGATAAACAGGGTGCTTTCGACATCATTCGGGTTCGGAGGCGCGAACGCGGCCCTCGTTCTCCAGAAGTATAAACAATGAAGGTCGTAATCACGGGAATAGGCATAGTATCCCCGGCCGGGATAGGCAAGGAGGCTCTTTGGGACGCCCTCGTCCAGGGCAGGTCTTGTATAGCTCCCATCGAGAGGCTCAATGGCGCTTATGAGGGGGCCGAGGTAAAGGGATTCTCCTTCGAGTCCAATTTTGAAGACAGGAGGTTCAGGCGCGCCGCTCTTGTCAGCAGGTTCGCTCTTGTGGCGGCAAAGCTCGCGTTGAAGGACGCTGGTTTTAACGCCGCTCCAGGAGGGCTCGAACGCATGCGGGCAGGCGTGGTCTCTGGCATTACGCATGGCGCCCTCAATTTCAGCTGCGAATTTCATAATAGCTATATGGAAGAAGGCCCCGCGGGTGCGAGTCCCGCGCTTT contains:
- a CDS encoding holo-[acyl-carrier-protein] synthase, whose amino-acid sequence is MTHGIDIAHIERIRELSEHQTFLERVFTEGEIAYSFSKPEPHKHLAGRFAVKEAVMKALGTGWALGVTWTDIEVINWPDKSPVVHLKDEAARLSYGKRIHISISYSSGLAFAAAVIESL